GCTCGACGCCTGTTACGACCACGGCGTGAGCGTCCTCGTCCACCGGAACCACACCGGGGGCGTGCTGCTCACGGAGGGACGCGAGGGTCTCGGCGAGTACGCCGAGGTCGCTCTCGAACCCTGGGACTGGCAGGACTACCTGCTCAAGCGGCTGTTCGACGTCACGTTCGCCGGGGCGGCGCTCGCCGTGCTCGCGCCGGTCATCGCCGTCATCGCCCTCGCGATCAAACTCGACTCGCCGGGGCCGGTGCTCTACGCACAGGACCGCACCGCGGGCTTTGGCGGCACGTTCACCGTCTACAAGTTCCGGAGCATGGTCACCGACGCCGAGGCCGAGACCGGCGCGACCGTCTCCGTCGAGGACTCCGGCGACGTCGACCCCCGGGTGACGCGCGTCGGTCACGTCCTCAGGCGAACGCACCTCGACGAGATCCCACAGCTCTGGTCGATCCTCGCCGGCGACATGAGCGTCGTCGGCCCGCGCCCCGAACGACCGGAGCTCGACGACGACATGCAGCGTGAGGCCTACGACTGGCGCAAACGATGGTTCGTCAAGCCCGGCCTGACCGGCCTCGCCCAGATCAACGACGCCACCGGCCACCAGCCCGAGGAGAAGCTCAACTGGGACGTCGAGTACATCGCCAAGCAGTCGCTCGCCTTCGACGTCGAGATCGTTATCAGACAGCTCTGGATCGTCCTCACAGACGTCCTCGACCTCGCGATCGGACGTTGAGAGGACGACTCCCCCGGGATATCGGAGAGCGCCTCGAGGGGCGCACACCTCCCGCGAGGGCTACCGGTTTAGCACTGGCATAACGATGGGGGAGGCGGGCATCTCCCGAGACAGTCTCCGATGTGTGCAGCGGATCTCTCGCGCCGGGAGAAGGTTCGCGGCCTCTACCGGGTCGCGAGGTTCAGACCGGCGCTGACCGCGTTCATCGTCCTCTTCAGCGCCTTCGCCGCCGTCCTCGAGGGGTTCGGGCTGACGTTCATCATCCCGATCATCGAGGCCGCCCAGGCCGACCCCTCGACCGCCGACGACACCTTCGTCCAGTACTTCCTCCGGGCCTACGAGTTCGTCGGGATCCCGTTCACGCTGGGCTACCTCATCGCGGGCGTCGCGGTCGTGATGGTCACCCGCTACACCTCGACGTTCGTCGTCGCCTGGCTCAGAGTCGCCCTCGAGACCTACTACGTCCGCGACCTCCAGCGCCGGGCGTTCGACAGCGCACTCGACGCCGACGTCGCCTACTTCGACGAGGAGGGCTCGGACGACATCCTGAACGCCATCGTCACGCAGGCGGCCCAGGCCGGAAAGGTGATCCAGTACTTCGTGAAGTTCTTCCAGCAGCTGCTTCTCTGTCTGATGTACCTCGGCATCGCGTTCGTTCTCAGCCCGTCGCTGACCGTCTTCACCGTCGTGATGCTCGGCGGGCTCACCGTGCTCATCCGGTACGTGCTCGAACCCGGCTACACCGTCGGGGATCGGGTCGCAGAGGCGAACGAGCGCATCCAGGAGAACGTCCAGGCGGGCACGCAGGGCATCCGCGACGTGAAGCTCTTCACGATGACCGACGAGCTCTACTCGCGCTTTTCGACCCACATCGACCGCTACACCGAGGCGACGGTCACCCTCGGGCGAAACGAGGCGGCGATCGACAACTTCTACAACCTATCGGCGGCGGTGCTCGTCTTCGTGCTCATCTACGTCGCCGTCGTCTTCACCGGCCTCGAGTTCGGCGCGCTCGCGGTCTTCCTCTTCGCGATGTACCAGCTGGGTCCGCGGGTGAGCATGCTCAACAACTACTTCTACCTCTTCGAGGGAAATCTCGCACACCTGATCCGCACCCAGGAGTTCCTCGACGAGCTAGAGCGCCACGAGGAGCCCGAAGGCGGGCGGTCGCTCTCCACGCTCCCGATGCCGATCCGCTTCGAGGAGGTCTCGTTCGCCTACGAACCCGGTGGTCCCGTCCTCTCGGACGTCTCCTTCGAGGTGGAGGGCGACGAGTTCGTCGCGTTCGTCGGCCAGTCGGGGGCGGGCAAGTCGACGGTCGCCTCGCTGCTCGCACGGATGTACGAACCCACCGGCGGGCGGATCACCGCCGACGGCGTCGACATCGACGAGTTCGACGTCGTGGAGTGGCGCTCGCGGGTGGCGGTCGTCAGGCAGGACCCGTTCGTGTTCGACGACACCGTCCGGTACAACGTCACGATCGGGAACCGCGAGGCGACCCAGGCGGAGATCGAACGGGCCTGCGAGATCGCACACGTCACCGAGTTCCTGAACGATCTCCCGAACGGCTACGAGACCGAACTCGGCGACGACGGCGTCCGGCTCTCCGGCGGCCAGCGCCAGCGGATCGCCCTCGCTCGTGCGCTGCTGAAGGAAGCCGACCTCCTGATCCTCGACGAGGCGACGAGCGACCTCGACACTGGGATCGAAAAGCGAGTCCACCGCGCGATGGAGGAGATGGAGCGGGACTACGCGATCGTCGCGATCGCACACCGCCTCTCGACGGTGCGGGGT
This region of Halalkalicoccus sp. CGA53 genomic DNA includes:
- a CDS encoding ABC transporter ATP-binding protein; amino-acid sequence: MCAADLSRREKVRGLYRVARFRPALTAFIVLFSAFAAVLEGFGLTFIIPIIEAAQADPSTADDTFVQYFLRAYEFVGIPFTLGYLIAGVAVVMVTRYTSTFVVAWLRVALETYYVRDLQRRAFDSALDADVAYFDEEGSDDILNAIVTQAAQAGKVIQYFVKFFQQLLLCLMYLGIAFVLSPSLTVFTVVMLGGLTVLIRYVLEPGYTVGDRVAEANERIQENVQAGTQGIRDVKLFTMTDELYSRFSTHIDRYTEATVTLGRNEAAIDNFYNLSAAVLVFVLIYVAVVFTGLEFGALAVFLFAMYQLGPRVSMLNNYFYLFEGNLAHLIRTQEFLDELERHEEPEGGRSLSTLPMPIRFEEVSFAYEPGGPVLSDVSFEVEGDEFVAFVGQSGAGKSTVASLLARMYEPTGGRITADGVDIDEFDVVEWRSRVAVVRQDPFVFDDTVRYNVTIGNREATQAEIERACEIAHVTEFLNDLPNGYETELGDDGVRLSGGQRQRIALARALLKEADLLILDEATSDLDTGIEKRVHRAMEEMERDYAIVAIAHRLSTVRGADRIYTLEQGRIVEEGRHDELLDSGGTYAELYSMQ